A region from the Plasmodium berghei ANKA genome assembly, chromosome: 9 genome encodes:
- a CDS encoding RNA-binding protein s1, putative: MIDNCLYVYNLTKNTSVEHLKEIFMNFGKLIDINYVLNDDNLSKEENDNLVYAKIEFENPNDAKTAIEYMDGGQIDGKTISIKHEHEITSKNNNNRVSKERNEKDGSYKYSDSRSSSSNSSKNKSNTSQIKKKNKSKKKQKKYK, encoded by the coding sequence ATGATTGACAATTgtttatatgtttataacTTAACGAAGAACACAAGTGTAGAACATTtgaaagaaatatttatgaattttggaaaattaattgatataaattacgtattaaatgatgataatttaagcaaagaagaaaatgataatttagTTTATGCTAAAATCGAATTTGAAAACCCCAATGATGCAAAAACTGCAATAGAGTATATGGACGGGGGCCAAATCGATGGAAAAACTATATCAATAAAACATGAACATGAAATAActtcaaaaaataacaataacaGAGTTAGTAAAgaaagaaatgaaaaagacggcagttataaatatagcGATTCGCGCTCTAGTTCATCCAATAGTTCAAAAAACAAATCGAATACGTCacaaatcaaaaaaaaaaataaaagtaaaaaaaaacaaaaaaaatataaataa